The nucleotide sequence TTCATCAACTGGTTCCTCTCCGGCTGGGCCGGGGCCTACCTCAACCGCCAGGGCTACTACTCGGCGGTGCTGGAGACCGCCAAGGCGCAGATGGAGCCCTACGAGTGGGCCTACTGGATGGAGGGCAAGCCCGCCGAGCGGGACATCAAGGGCCCGGACGGGAGCGTGCTGGAGAAGGCCGGCGCCACCCGCGACGGCGGCTCCTTCGAGGCGCGCATGGGCGGCGTCGCCTGCTGGAACGCGGTGATGGACGAGAACACCTACATGGTCCGCAAGTGGAACGAGTTCATCGCGGCGTGAGGGCGTTCCGGTGTCCCGCGGGAGCGCGGCCATGACCGACGCCGCCCTGCCCGCCCTCGCGGAGGCGCCCATCGCGCCGGCCGCCGCCGCGAGCCTCGCCGCGAAGACCCGCAGACGGCAGGCGCTGGCCTATGTCCAGGCGGCGCCGATGGCGCTGGTCTTCGCGGTCTTCTTCCTCGTGCCGCTCCTCCTGACCCTGATGGTCAGCTTCTGGGAGTACAACGAGTACGAGATCATCCCGTCCTTCACGCTGCAGAACTACGTCGACGTGTTCGAGGGCTGCCTCGACACGGGCAACGCCTGCACGACCCTGCGGACCTACCTCTCGACGCTGAAGTTCTGCGCGCTCACCTGGGTCTTCACTCTGCTGATCGGCTTCACGGTGGCGTATTTCGTCGCCTTCCACGTCCGATCGCGTAACCTGCAGATGGTGCTCTTCCTCGTCTGCACCATCCCGTTCTGGACCTCGAACGTGATCCGCATGATCTCGTGGATCCCGCTGCTCGGCCGCAACGGCCTCGTCAACGACACGCTGATGGGGCTGGGGCTGATCGCGCGGCCCATCGAGGGGCTGCTCTACTCAGACTTCTCGGTGGTGCTGGCCTTCGTGCACCTCAACACGGTCTTCATGATCGTGCCGATCTTCAACAGCATGGCGCGCATCGACCGCGCGCTGATCGAGGCGGCCTACGACGCCGGCGCCAGCGGCTGGCAGACCCTGTGGAACGTGGTGATCCCGCTCTCCAAGCCCGGCATCGCCATCGGGTCGATCTTCGTGGTCACCCTGGTGATGGGGGATTTCGTCACCGTCGGCGTCATGGGCGGCCAGCAGATCGCCTCGGTCGGCAAGGTCATCCAGGTGCAGATGTCGGCGCTCCAGCTGCCCGCAGCGGCGGCGAACGCCGTGGTGCTGCTCGGCGCCGTGATGCTGATGATCGTCGCGATGACGCGGCTCATCGACCTGCGCAAGGAGCTGTGAGCGCCGTGAGAGCACCCCGATGAGCGACCGGCCCCGCACCCCCGCCTTCTACGCGCTCGCGGCTTTCTTCGCCCTGTTCGTCGCCTTCCTGTACGGGCCGACGCTGACCATCCTGGTCCTCAGCTTCCAGGGCCCGCAGGGCGGCCTGACCTTCCCGATGAACGGAGTCTCGACGCACTGGTTCGGCAAGCTCTGGGCGGGCGGCGGCATCGTCGACATCTGGGGCGCGCTCTGGCGCTCGCTCCGCCTCGGGCTCGTGGTGATGGTGCTCACCGTGGGGATCGCGTTCTTCGCAGGCCTCGCCTTCCGCAAGCGCTTCGTCGGCGAGGGCGCGCTGTTCACGGTCGCGGTGGCGAGCCTGATCGTGCCCTCCATCGTCGTGTCGCTCGGCATCGGGCTGGAGTTCCGGCTCCTCGACGACGCGGTGAAGTGGCTGGCCGCCGAGACCGGCTGGGGCTGGCTGCAGGAGCACGGCACGCTGATGGGTCTCTACACCTCGGCGCTGGGCGCCCACCTCACCTGGACGCTACCCTTCGGCCTCCTCATCATGTTCGCGGTCTTCAACCGCTTCGACCCGGCCTACGAGGAGGCCGCGCGCGACCTCGGCGCCACCGGGCCCCAGACCCTGCGCCACGTCGTGGTACCGATCCTCGGGCCCTCGCTCGTCGGCGTCGCGCTCTTCGGCTTCACGCTGTCCTTCGACGAGCTCGCCCGCACCAGCCAAGCCATCGGCGGCCGCAACACCCTGCCGCTGGAATTGCAGGGCCTGACCACCACCGTGACGACGCCGGAGATCTACGCGCTCGGCACGCTCACCACCGGCCTGTCGCTCGCGGTGATCGGGGCCGCCCTCGGCGCGAGCCTCTACCTGCAGCGGCGCAGGGCCCGGCGGGGCCTGCGGCTCGGGTGAGCGGCGGAACCCTCCGCTGCCCGATCCCCGCTTTGTCGCCGCCCCGCGCGATCGGCTAGGAAGGGCGCGCCGGGCAATCCGCGCAGCGGCTTCGGGGGGCGGCGACGTGGCGATCGACAGGGCTGGCGAGGCGGCCGCAGGGCCCGGGCGGCGTCGGCGGCGGGACGGCGCCCTGCGGCGCGACGCGGTGCTCGATGCCGGGCTCGCGGTCTTCTCGACTCTCGGCCTGCACGGGGCGAGCCTCGACCAGATCGCCGAGCGCGCCGGCCTCTCGAAGACCAACCTGCTCTACTACTTCGCCTCGAAGGAGGCGCTCTACCTCGCCGTGCTGCAACGGGTGCTCACGGTCTGGCTCGATCCGCTCCAGGCGCTCGACGCGGGCAGCGAGCCGGCCGACGCCCTCAAGGCCTATATCCGCGCGAAGATGACGCTGTCGCGCGACGCGCCGCAGGCATCCCGCCTGTTCTGCCTGGAGATCGTCCAGGGCGCGCCGCTTCTGCGGGCCGAACTCGCGGGCCCCCTGCGGGCGCTGGTCGATGCCAAGGCGGCCGTGCTCGGCAGCTGGATCGCGCAGGGACGGATCGGGCCCCACGACCCCCGTCACCTGATCTTCTCGATCTGGGCGATCACCCAGCACTACGCCGATTTCGCCGTGCAGGTGGAGGCGGTGACCGGACGCGACCTGTCCGACCCGGACTTCTTCGAGGCGACCGTCGCGAGCACCCAGAGGCTGGTCCTGGCGGGCCTCGGCCTCGCCTGATTCGCGGCCCGCGCCGCGGCCCGGGGCGTGAGCACGGGATTTTCCGCTCGCCTCCTAGGCAGGACCGGCCCGCCGCGCGGGCAATCCGCGGAGAGTTTGTGCAGATGGTCAAACGTCGCGATTTGAAGTTTGACCATCCGGTCTGAAAAGCCACTATCGCGTAAAGGCAAGTCTTCACGGCAAGCCTACACGGCAAGTCTTCGGACGGCGCCCCGGAACGGGGCGGCACCAGAGCGCGAGGCGACCATGACCGAGCCCATGGAGATCGGCGTCTTCATCCCGATCGGCAATAACGGCTGGCTCCTCTCGGAGAACGCGCCGCAATACAAGCCGACCTTCGAGCTGAACAAGCAGGTGACGCTGAAGGCGGAGGGATACGGGCTCGACTTCGCCCTCTCGATGATCAAGCTGCGCGGCTTCGGCGGCAAGACCGAGTTCTGGGACCACAACCTCGAATCCTTCACGCTGATGTCGGGGCTCGCCGCCGTCACCAGCCGGATCAAGCTCTACGCGACCGCGCCGACCCTGTGCCTGCCGCCGGCCATCGTCGCCCGGATGGCCTCCACCATCGATTCGATCTCGAACGGCCGCTTCGGCCTCAACCTGATCACCGGCTGGCAGAAGCCGGAATATTCTCAGATGGGCCTCTGGCCGGGCGACGAATATTTCGCCCGCCGGTACGAGTACCTGTCCGAGTACGCGCAGATCCTGCGCGACCTCTGGGAGACGGGCCGCAGCGACCGCAAGAGCGAATTCTTCCAGATGGAGGATTGCCGGCTGAGTCCGCGCCCGCAGGCGCCGATGAAGCTGATCTGCGCCGGACAGAGCGGCGCCGGCATGGCCTTCGCCGCGACCCATGCGGACTACAATTTCTGCTTCGGCAAGGGCGTCAACACGCCGACGGCCTTCGCGCCGACCGTGGCCCGGCTGGAGGAAGCCAAGGCGAAGACCGGCCGGGCGGTGTCGTCCTACGTGCTCTTCATGATCATCGCCGACGAGACGGACGCGGCGGCCGAGGCGAAGTGGGAGCACTACAAGGCCGGCGCCGACGCGGAGGCGATCGCCTGGCTCGGCCTTCAGGGCCAAGCCGA is from Methylobacterium radiodurans and encodes:
- a CDS encoding ABC transporter permease, coding for MSDRPRTPAFYALAAFFALFVAFLYGPTLTILVLSFQGPQGGLTFPMNGVSTHWFGKLWAGGGIVDIWGALWRSLRLGLVVMVLTVGIAFFAGLAFRKRFVGEGALFTVAVASLIVPSIVVSLGIGLEFRLLDDAVKWLAAETGWGWLQEHGTLMGLYTSALGAHLTWTLPFGLLIMFAVFNRFDPAYEEAARDLGATGPQTLRHVVVPILGPSLVGVALFGFTLSFDELARTSQAIGGRNTLPLELQGLTTTVTTPEIYALGTLTTGLSLAVIGAALGASLYLQRRRARRGLRLG
- the rutR gene encoding HTH-type transcriptional regulator RutR, encoding MAIDRAGEAAAGPGRRRRRDGALRRDAVLDAGLAVFSTLGLHGASLDQIAERAGLSKTNLLYYFASKEALYLAVLQRVLTVWLDPLQALDAGSEPADALKAYIRAKMTLSRDAPQASRLFCLEIVQGAPLLRAELAGPLRALVDAKAAVLGSWIAQGRIGPHDPRHLIFSIWAITQHYADFAVQVEAVTGRDLSDPDFFEATVASTQRLVLAGLGLA
- the rutA gene encoding pyrimidine utilization protein A; amino-acid sequence: MEIGVFIPIGNNGWLLSENAPQYKPTFELNKQVTLKAEGYGLDFALSMIKLRGFGGKTEFWDHNLESFTLMSGLAAVTSRIKLYATAPTLCLPPAIVARMASTIDSISNGRFGLNLITGWQKPEYSQMGLWPGDEYFARRYEYLSEYAQILRDLWETGRSDRKSEFFQMEDCRLSPRPQAPMKLICAGQSGAGMAFAATHADYNFCFGKGVNTPTAFAPTVARLEEAKAKTGRAVSSYVLFMIIADETDAAAEAKWEHYKAGADAEAIAWLGLQGQADTKSGADTNVRQMADPTSAVNINMGTLVGSYATVARLLDAVMTVPGTGGVLLVFDDFLAGLDAFGQRIQPLMETRRHVAPAAPMAQVA
- a CDS encoding ABC transporter permease, giving the protein MTDAALPALAEAPIAPAAAASLAAKTRRRQALAYVQAAPMALVFAVFFLVPLLLTLMVSFWEYNEYEIIPSFTLQNYVDVFEGCLDTGNACTTLRTYLSTLKFCALTWVFTLLIGFTVAYFVAFHVRSRNLQMVLFLVCTIPFWTSNVIRMISWIPLLGRNGLVNDTLMGLGLIARPIEGLLYSDFSVVLAFVHLNTVFMIVPIFNSMARIDRALIEAAYDAGASGWQTLWNVVIPLSKPGIAIGSIFVVTLVMGDFVTVGVMGGQQIASVGKVIQVQMSALQLPAAAANAVVLLGAVMLMIVAMTRLIDLRKEL